Within the Thermanaeromonas toyohensis ToBE genome, the region GTGCGGAAAGCGGCAGCTATCGCGGTCATAAAAAACCCCTTCGCAGGTAAGTATCAAGAAGACCTAAGTGAACTTATGGATTATGGGGAACAGCTTGGCAAGTTACTAGGCGAGAGGGCTGTGGCTGCTTTGGGTATTCCTAAAGAGGCTGTAGAAAGTTACGGTAAAGCAGCTATTGTAGGAGAGAAAGGCGAACTCGAACATGCAGCAGCTATTTTGCATCCGAAGTTTGGCAAACCCTTCCGGGAGGCTGTACAGGAGGGAAAAGCTATAATTCCTTCAGCCAAAAAGATTGGAGGTATGGGTACGCCCATAGATGTTCCCTTGCACTTTAAAAATGCCGCTTTCGTGAGATCCCATTATGACGCCATGGAAGTTCGTATACCGGATGCACCGCGGGCAGATGAAATTTTAGTGGCCGCAGTAGTTACTGATTCGGGCCGTCCTTTACCCCGGGTTGGTGGATTGAAGAAGGAAGAAGTAAAAGGGGAAGATGGCTTAAGATAAAAAGTGTGGTTTGGGGTGGGGGAGGCCCCACCCTTTTAATCTTAGCACCAGGATTTAAGGAGGCGGACGGGGTGCGGGTAGGTTTCATCGGCCTGGGTAATATGGGGCGCCCCATGGCTAAGAACATTTTGCAGAAAGGGTTTCCTCTTATTGTCTATGATATAGTACCTACCGCTATGTCTCACCTAATAGACCAGGGAGCTCAAGGGGCTTCCTCGCCCAAAGAATTGGCAGGTAGGGTAGATATAGTGATCACCATGCTTCCTGATGCTAAGGCCGTATCTTCGGTGTTGGAAGGCGAAGAAGGGGTTTTTGCTGGTGCGCGTAAGGGGCTGCTTATCGTAGACATGAGTACTGTGGCTCCAAGCGATACGCAGCGTCTAGCACAGGAGGCTATGGCCAGAGGTTTGCGTTATTTAGATGCTCCGGTTTCCGGGGGGGTAGCCGGGGCAGAAGCAGGAAAGTTGACTATCATGGTAGGGGGCAAAGAAGAGGATTACAAGCAATGTTTGCCACTCTTCCAGTGTATGGGAGAAAGAATCTACCATGTAGGGGATATAGGTAGCGGAAATGCGGTGAAGCTAGTAAACAACCTCCTTTTAGGTATCAATATGATCGGAGTAGCTGAGGCGTTGACATTGGGTGTAAAGGCGGGGCTAAAGCCCGAAGTATTACTTGAAGTAATAAAGAATAGCTCGGGCCAAAGTTACGCTTTCACTTCTAAAGTACCCTCTTTTATATTATCAGGTCATTTTAAACCTGGCTTTTCCATCAACCTCCAGCATAAAGATATTGAGCTAGCTTTGCAAACTGCTAAGGAATGTAATATACCTCTCTTGCTAGGCTCGGTAGCTTACCAAGTCTATACTTTAGCCCGGGGAAAAGGATGGGGCCAAGAAGATATATCTGCCGTTATCAAACTGTGGGAAGAAGTGGCCGGTTTGGAGGTACGGTATGCTGAACTTAGAAAAGATGGATAGGGTGATCGCTTATTTAAAAAACAAAGCCCCTAAAGAAAGGCAGCTTACTCTAGGCGAGACCGTTGAAGTAGCTCTAAATTTAGGGGTTAAAGTAAGTGAAGTTGTATTGGGTGAAGTAGCTTGCTACGAGAATAAGAAGCCAGAGGAAGTTTTACATGAGATTAAAAAAGCATTTGAGCATAATCTCAAGGCAGCTATTTTGGGCAGCCAATATGAAGCGCAGAGTTTTCTCCTTAATAAAGTAGGCGCTGATTTAGCCCAAGGAGAAGCCAAAATAACAGAAGATACCTTTTTAAACCAGGCTATAACCTTTACTTTAGCAGCTCAGGTAGGTAACCACATAGTAGGCCTTGCTCCTTGTGCAGGCACAGGGGATGCTTGCGTATTTACTGGGGTAGTAAAAGCTTTGCTAGATCATTACCCGGAAGAAAAAGTGTGGCCAGCAGTAGGCGTTATGCTTAAAGCGGGTGTGATGTTCCGGGCGGGGAAAGTTACCACAGGATGCAATATGGAAGGATTAGGGGCAGGAGCTACAGGCACGGCAGCAGCGTTGGCGGAAATTGAAGGGGGAAGTCCTAGACAAGTAGAGCATGCCATGGTGCTGGCGCTTTCCCCCACGATTGCTGTTCCCTGTACTCCGCGCGTGTTAGTCCCTGGCCTCTGTGCCACCCATATTGGAGGGGCAGTACTCCTGGGGTATTTAGCAGCTCGCCTGGCTCTGGCCACCTCACTGCCGGTAAATGTACCTATAGATGTAATGTTAGCCTTGGCGGCTGAGGCGCATAAAATTTCAGCTACTAGTATAGTCCCGGCTGTTGTACGTTATATGGAACCCTATTTTAAACGTGATCCCAGGGTGGATCAGTACTTACTACCAGAGACAAAGGAAATAGAATACAAGCGCCAGCAAGAGACAGCGGATTTTGCCCGGAAACAAGCCGAAGAATTAGCTAGATTAGCCAGCCCCATAACCCGGCCTTTTGGGGAGGTAGTGGTAGGTGGTAGCAGCCAGGCGGTGGGATCGCCTACTAATACAGCGCGGATCGCCCATGCCCTAGCTAAAGGGGAAATAAAAAAGGTAAAAATCGAGCTTTATCCGGAGTTATTTGCTCGCCGAGCAATAAACGTACCAGGCATATTGATGGGGGCAGTACTAGGTGCCTCCACAGCTAATAGTGAAGCTTATAACCGGATTATGGATGAAATAATAGCTCGGGGAATTGAGGTAGTGATCTTAGAAGTTAAGGAACCTCAGGTACAAAGGGTAACTATTGAGGCAACAGAAAGAAATGCTATGGTCCATGCCCTTAACCGGGGAGGGGGAAGGTTAGCCTTAGTTGACGCTTACCCTTCCCTAGATGAGGCCCGGAAGATGGCAGCTTCCTTAGGGATAGAAATTGTTCCTTAAAAAGGAGCGGGATAGGGTTATGCAAGAAAAGACACAGGCTATTATCTGGGAAGATAGAGAGCGCATTAAAGCTTACGAGAAATTATTTGGGGTGAGTATGCCTAAAGTTGGCAAAGACGGTTCTATTACGGGGCTTCCCCGCCCTTATCCCCGGGAAGTGGCTGGAGTAATACGTGGAGGATACCGTATAGCTGAGTTAGGGAGGAAGGCAAGAAGTACTGGTATTCCCGTCCAGAACCCTATCTTGGGACGTAACACAGCAGAAGAAACCATGGCCCAGTCCCGGGAGATGTACGAGATTGCCGAGAAATTGGGTATTACTTTATTTCACTTCGTCCACTCGGAAGCCACAAGGCATATCGATCCCTTAGATGGGGCCGAGCTTATTGAGCAATCCCGGGGTAAAGGTGGAATCACTCCTGCTGGTGAAAGAGAATTTGTCCAGATGGGCGGTGGAGCAGTACATCCTATTCGTATTAACGCTACAGGCGATACTCCTCATCTTTCCATTCTAAATGCCTTTATAGCAGGTTTTGATGGCACGGATATTGGCCCGGTAATACACGTACATTTCGGCGGGCGAGGGATCCATGATTATAAGACTAAAGTAACCAATGGGTTTAAAGCTCTCCAGATATGCGCAGAAAATAATATCTTCGTACAAGTAGAATCTCACAAGCACATTAATAATATCGGCGGTACAGATGGAGCAGGTTTGGCAGGTTGCCTTTTAGCTGAAGGGTTAGCTATTTTAGCTGGTTTACCGCGCGAGCTTAGCGCCTTGCAGATAAATGTGGCCGGGATAAATCTGTTGGCTGATCTAGCCCTTATAAGGGCTTTCAGGAAGGTTATGTGGAGCGAATGGCTGATCGTAGTTCCCGAGACTTTTCAAAATCCTCCTCCTGATCTTATTGCAGAACAGGGGCATTTTGCCCGGATGGCGATTAGCGCCAAGCTAGGAGGTGCTGACTTTTACCGACCTAAAGCAGCGGAGTCCGTAGGTATACCCACAGGGCATTCTATGGGAAGGGCTATCTGGGCCACCCAGGATATTTTTGAAAAGACGGCTGCCATTACTATCAACGATCCCTTTATAGATAAAAGAATGGAAGAGATCTTAAATGAAGCTATGGCTATACTCAGCGCTGCCCTGGAAACAGGACGCCAGTTGGCACCGGACGAAATAACTCCTTCTTTCTGGCAGAAGTTTGGTCCAGAAGAATTAATAGAAAAGATAGTTAATGCTGGGAAAAAAGGTATCCTAGATGCTCCCCGCGCAGCCGGTTGGGACCTTAAACGGGCGGTTAGGACCCACCGGGATAAGGACGGTATCCGGCGGTATATACCTGGCTATGGACCTAAAGGAGTAGATCCTCAATATCTTTGCTTTACCCAAGAAAAGGTAACTGTAGAAGACGCAACTCCCGTACTTGAGGACGTAAAGATAGTTCTGGCTACTGTAGGTGCGGATGCCCATGTAATAGGGATAAATATGATTAAAGAGGCTTTCCAGAAAGCTGGATTTGAAGTGATTCACCTTACAGGGATGAATTTACCAGAAACAGTGGCCGAAGTCGTAGCTGAAAGTGGAGCTAAGGTTGTGGGTGTTAGCAACCTTTTAGGCTTAGGCCTTAGTTTATTTCCCCGGGTGGGTCAACGGTTAAAAGAATTGGGATTGAGGGACAAGGTATTGGTCTTGGCGGGGGGTAGGATTGCGGAAAAAGAAGAGGAACATGCCTATTATGAGGCGCGGATTAAAGAGGAGGGCCCAGGATTTTTAGGAGTGGATGCCTTCTTTGGCCCAGGTACCAATCCCGATGACGTAGTAGCCTGGGTACGTGAACACTTAAAGGAGGTTAGGTAGGGATTATGGGTGAAATGAAGCGTTTAAGATGCGCAATTATTCGTGGCGGGACTAGTAAAGGGGTGTTCTTTCATGAAAATGAGCTCCCTCAAGATCCGGTTTTAAGAGACAAGACTATTTTAGCAGTTTTTGGCAGCCCTGATGTCCGCCAGATAGATGGCTTGGGAGGGGCAGACCCGCTTACTAGTAAAGTAGCTATTATTGGACCTTCTTCCCGGCCGGATGCTGACGTGGACTATACCTTTGGGCAGGTGAGCATTAAAGAGGCTTTCATAGATTATTCTGGCAACTGTGGTAATATCTCTGCTGGAGTAGGGCCGTTTGCCATTGACGAGGGTTTGGTGAAAGCAGTAGAACCCGTAACTATAGTGCGCATCCACAATACCAATACAGGTAAGCTCATTATAGCTGAAGTCCCTGTACGTAATGGTAAAGCAGCAGTTACAGGAGATTATCAGATTGATGGAGTACCGGGAACAGGAGCTAAGATTATGCTGGATTTTTCCGATACAGCTGGCGCTGTTACGGGGAAGATATTGCCTACCGGGAACCCTACGGATGTCCTTGATATTCCAGGAGTAGGTAAGATCACTGTTTCTATGGTAGATGTAGCCAACCCCATGGTTTTTGTGCGGGCAGCTGATTTAGGGCTTATGGGTACCGAGACACCAGAGGAAGTAAATAACAATCCTCAACTTTTGCGAACCTTAGAGAGTATCAGGGCTTATGCTGCTTGTGTTATGGGCTTGGCCAAGGAACCAGAAGAAGCTACTTTGCGTAGCCCCGCCTTCCCTATGCTTGCTTTTGTGGCGTCACCAGCTTCTTACCGGAAGTTTACTACAGGTGAAGAAGTAAGGGCGGAAGAAATTGATTTCCTTTCTAGGCTTATGTTTATGCAAGTTATGCACAAGACTTATGCAGGCACTGGAACCACTTGTACAGGAGTAGCGGCTGCTATCCCAGGAACAGTTGTATATGAAGTGGCGGCCCGTCATAGCGGGAATATCCGTATAGGCCATCCGGCAGGGATCATAGATATAGAGGTCGGGGTAGAATTAAAGAACGGTGAGATTAAGGTAACTAGAGCAGCGGTAGGCCGGACAGCCCGACGCATTATGGACGGCTATGTATATATAGTAAAAGATAAGCTACTTTAAAGGCAAAGGTGAGGGTTGATGCCTTCTGAGATATATGTATTCGACGTAGGAAGCACTTTCACTAAGTTAAATTTATTTCATTTGCAGGATGATAATTCTCTCCAGTGGATAGCCCGGTCCCAAGCCCCAACTACACTTGAGGATATCATGGAAGGAATAAATGGGGCTTTAGCTGGTCTGCCCCTAGAATGTCGCCCTGCTTCCTTGGCTGGGAAGACAGTCCTTGCCTCCAGCAGCGCTGCGGGGGGCCTACGCATGGTAGCTATCGGCTATATGCCCAGGGTTACTGCTAAAGCGGCTAAAGAAGTGGCTATGAGCGCTGGGGCAAGGGTTCTAGAGGTACTTTCTGCGGAAGATCCTCCAGAATATAGACGTCAAGTACTTAAAGAGATAAAACCTGATATTGTACTTTTGACTGGCGGAACTGATGGAGGTGACGAAGAGTCTTTAATTGATAATGCCAAATTATTGGCGGAAATGCGGTTACCTGGGGTAATTATCTTGGCTGGCAACGTTGCTGCCCAGAGCAAAGCGGCGTTAATCTTAAGCGAGGCAAATGTAAATTTTCGCCGTGTACCCAACGTCATGCCTACAATTCATGAACTTAAAGTTAAACCAGCCCGCGAGGCCATCCACCAAGAATTTATCCGGCAAATTACCCGTGCCAAGGGATTAAGCAAATTAGAAAGTATAGTAAGCAATCACAAAGTAATCCCGACGCCGGGAGCTGTACTTTTAGGAGCTGAACTTTTAGCTAGGGGCCACTATGAAGCTAAAGGTATTGGTAGCCTGGTAGTAGTTGATTTAGGGGGTGCTACCACGGATGTCCACTCAGTTATACCTGAATTGGAAAAATTGAGCTTGGAAGAGCGGGGGTTAATTTTGACCAATGAGAAACACGTTTCTTACCGGACGGTGGAAGGCAATTTAGGTCTCCGGGTTAATTGCGGCGGCATTTTAGAAACTGTAGGCCCGCGTTTGATCTTAAAATATGCAGGCCTACCAGAAGACGATAAATATGAAGCGAAGCTTACAGAATATGCAAAGAAAGTAGAAGTTGTTACTTCCTATATACCGTGTAATGAAGAGGAAAAATCCTTCGATCGTGGGCTAGCTATAGCAGCTATAGAGACTGCCCTCAAACGTCACGCAGGTTTTTTGAGTCAAGAATATGACCCCTTGTTAGGGGTGGCCCCGGGAACTCCCCAGGGAAGGGATCTAAGGGCAGTAAAATATTTAATTGCAGTAGGAGGTATTTTTACTGCTCTCCCACCAGAAGAAGGGGTAAACATTGTCCAAAAGGCTTTAGCGCGACCAGGGATTTCTTTATTACCCTTACAACCCCGCATACTAATAGATCGTTATTATCTACTTTATGCTATCGGAGTATTATCAGAGCTTTATCCTTATCAGGCTTTGAGACTAGCCAAAACTTACTTTAACTTCGAGGGGGAGGAAGAGGGCGATGAGGCCCACGAGTAAACTACGCCAGTTATTAAGTCAGCCGGGCATCTTAGTGGCACCTGGTGCTCACGATGTATTAACGGCCAAGATTATTGA harbors:
- a CDS encoding amino acid synthesis family protein; translation: MEIRKLVTIVEETHMEGEKKLDKPVRKAAAIAVIKNPFAGKYQEDLSELMDYGEQLGKLLGERAVAALGIPKEAVESYGKAAIVGEKGELEHAAAILHPKFGKPFREAVQEGKAIIPSAKKIGGMGTPIDVPLHFKNAAFVRSHYDAMEVRIPDAPRADEILVAAVVTDSGRPLPRVGGLKKEEVKGEDGLR
- the mmsB gene encoding 3-hydroxyisobutyrate dehydrogenase, encoding MVWGGGGPTLLILAPGFKEADGVRVGFIGLGNMGRPMAKNILQKGFPLIVYDIVPTAMSHLIDQGAQGASSPKELAGRVDIVITMLPDAKAVSSVLEGEEGVFAGARKGLLIVDMSTVAPSDTQRLAQEAMARGLRYLDAPVSGGVAGAEAGKLTIMVGGKEEDYKQCLPLFQCMGERIYHVGDIGSGNAVKLVNNLLLGINMIGVAEALTLGVKAGLKPEVLLEVIKNSSGQSYAFTSKVPSFILSGHFKPGFSINLQHKDIELALQTAKECNIPLLLGSVAYQVYTLARGKGWGQEDISAVIKLWEEVAGLEVRYAELRKDG
- a CDS encoding L-serine ammonia-lyase, iron-sulfur-dependent, subunit alpha, encoding MLNLEKMDRVIAYLKNKAPKERQLTLGETVEVALNLGVKVSEVVLGEVACYENKKPEEVLHEIKKAFEHNLKAAILGSQYEAQSFLLNKVGADLAQGEAKITEDTFLNQAITFTLAAQVGNHIVGLAPCAGTGDACVFTGVVKALLDHYPEEKVWPAVGVMLKAGVMFRAGKVTTGCNMEGLGAGATGTAAALAEIEGGSPRQVEHAMVLALSPTIAVPCTPRVLVPGLCATHIGGAVLLGYLAARLALATSLPVNVPIDVMLALAAEAHKISATSIVPAVVRYMEPYFKRDPRVDQYLLPETKEIEYKRQQETADFARKQAEELARLASPITRPFGEVVVGGSSQAVGSPTNTARIAHALAKGEIKKVKIELYPELFARRAINVPGILMGAVLGASTANSEAYNRIMDEIIARGIEVVILEVKEPQVQRVTIEATERNAMVHALNRGGGRLALVDAYPSLDEARKMAASLGIEIVP
- a CDS encoding cobalamin-dependent protein (Presence of a B(12) (cobalamin)-binding domain implies dependence on cobalamin itself, in one of its several forms, or in some unusual lineages, dependence on a cobalamin-like analog.), whose amino-acid sequence is MQEKTQAIIWEDRERIKAYEKLFGVSMPKVGKDGSITGLPRPYPREVAGVIRGGYRIAELGRKARSTGIPVQNPILGRNTAEETMAQSREMYEIAEKLGITLFHFVHSEATRHIDPLDGAELIEQSRGKGGITPAGEREFVQMGGGAVHPIRINATGDTPHLSILNAFIAGFDGTDIGPVIHVHFGGRGIHDYKTKVTNGFKALQICAENNIFVQVESHKHINNIGGTDGAGLAGCLLAEGLAILAGLPRELSALQINVAGINLLADLALIRAFRKVMWSEWLIVVPETFQNPPPDLIAEQGHFARMAISAKLGGADFYRPKAAESVGIPTGHSMGRAIWATQDIFEKTAAITINDPFIDKRMEEILNEAMAILSAALETGRQLAPDEITPSFWQKFGPEELIEKIVNAGKKGILDAPRAAGWDLKRAVRTHRDKDGIRRYIPGYGPKGVDPQYLCFTQEKVTVEDATPVLEDVKIVLATVGADAHVIGINMIKEAFQKAGFEVIHLTGMNLPETVAEVVAESGAKVVGVSNLLGLGLSLFPRVGQRLKELGLRDKVLVLAGGRIAEKEEEHAYYEARIKEEGPGFLGVDAFFGPGTNPDDVVAWVREHLKEVR
- a CDS encoding 2-methylaconitate cis-trans isomerase PrpF family protein, which encodes MGEMKRLRCAIIRGGTSKGVFFHENELPQDPVLRDKTILAVFGSPDVRQIDGLGGADPLTSKVAIIGPSSRPDADVDYTFGQVSIKEAFIDYSGNCGNISAGVGPFAIDEGLVKAVEPVTIVRIHNTNTGKLIIAEVPVRNGKAAVTGDYQIDGVPGTGAKIMLDFSDTAGAVTGKILPTGNPTDVLDIPGVGKITVSMVDVANPMVFVRAADLGLMGTETPEEVNNNPQLLRTLESIRAYAACVMGLAKEPEEATLRSPAFPMLAFVASPASYRKFTTGEEVRAEEIDFLSRLMFMQVMHKTYAGTGTTCTGVAAAIPGTVVYEVAARHSGNIRIGHPAGIIDIEVGVELKNGEIKVTRAAVGRTARRIMDGYVYIVKDKLL
- a CDS encoding glutamate mutase L, whose amino-acid sequence is MPSEIYVFDVGSTFTKLNLFHLQDDNSLQWIARSQAPTTLEDIMEGINGALAGLPLECRPASLAGKTVLASSSAAGGLRMVAIGYMPRVTAKAAKEVAMSAGARVLEVLSAEDPPEYRRQVLKEIKPDIVLLTGGTDGGDEESLIDNAKLLAEMRLPGVIILAGNVAAQSKAALILSEANVNFRRVPNVMPTIHELKVKPAREAIHQEFIRQITRAKGLSKLESIVSNHKVIPTPGAVLLGAELLARGHYEAKGIGSLVVVDLGGATTDVHSVIPELEKLSLEERGLILTNEKHVSYRTVEGNLGLRVNCGGILETVGPRLILKYAGLPEDDKYEAKLTEYAKKVEVVTSYIPCNEEEKSFDRGLAIAAIETALKRHAGFLSQEYDPLLGVAPGTPQGRDLRAVKYLIAVGGIFTALPPEEGVNIVQKALARPGISLLPLQPRILIDRYYLLYAIGVLSELYPYQALRLAKTYFNFEGEEEGDEAHE